One Penaeus vannamei isolate JL-2024 chromosome 27, ASM4276789v1, whole genome shotgun sequence genomic window carries:
- the Not1 gene encoding CCR4-NOT transcription complex subunit 1 isoform X6, with protein sequence MNLDSLTNALSHIGLSVASLTKKNLNSSKEEIQKVVCQFGGEAERHLYRVLIGHLEWSGPSGGESHRPSPNNNNNNNNNNNNNKEKESAPNSSGATLSWSAAGSAGCALLVQHLSATLPPTHFIASLAFAVANPPNPSKYIKSQWVAGVCKVLRLTRVQEIKLCLHLLQGTSLEIRNQATAVLKAKLPELVRAYVDTDSEDKELLELSTESLHLLLIHIVHLWRDPPAALLPQESRQAFISALQQEFPRSRVPVVLAPLLYPDTDILMEKITQEQPASMAKNLLDGSLADLVRELGYSFCSTVEECRSNLGNFCVTSITPAAVAKVLGVMVRTHTGLPSEQIGLQNLNSPNSLWSDTKDKSSNNQTTSSGSDVTLGGSGSLSGPHCWNVEVFIKALLEVVPSINVKEVFNKLDHKGFLVKDRQGLKLLITALRCLLQGQGLRLELFPVECFYQQWKNTEEQLSLITQILRNPEIFCFTDFPCHLVSTDSLKTLPELDNKEVATWKSVQLLDSLLYLGENHYTAVKELFKFPIQHCPDILVLGLIQATLPYTILRQDLIASLIPIFLGNHPNAAIILHHAWHTQNNATTVRQIIMHAMAEWYMMVENDQTRLSRILDVAQDLKALSLLLNAQPFPFVIDLACLAYRREFLKLDKWLTDKIREHGEAFISACVKFLQRRCPHLVGGKEDGMQKSSQLPPETMATILVCLNACALNVSQELSDTIMTMVQHCNLMNRPRTQQGVIGFPGPSQQTSEGSLGGIASSLSSLNLGGAGGTSSIFPTSASSSMSLGSLGSLGTAPGSPGRPLGPSTAPGTSQSPLSSILPALQLGPPHAAAVGSQLPTLPTSSIIPSSLRSHSVQPTVNPPSRQMDMSQIFDMPQMVSKEVEDEANSYFQRIYNHPPHPTLSIEEVLDMLKKFHESTNKREREVYSCMLRNLFEEYRFFPTYPDKELFTTARLFGGIIEQGLVEYMALGVALRYVMEALQKPHGSKMYYFGIVALDRFRSRLKEYPRYCQHLMAIQHFNEFPPHLIEYIKYGTQSQEPPSRPSGVVLPPSMNVSPSTPAPGTSAVAVTGTVVQPPTAAVSAVVSSVAKTLTATTTTTTTTAITRPQSMSVPSAPVGSGKQPTITTTNIETLLVATEKEEKITPPPEHMQDKIAFIFNNLSQVNLPQKCEELREVVSEEYWIWVAQYLVMKRASIENNFHTLYSLFLDQLKMNNFNAMVCRETLRNIKVLLRADKSAANFSDKSLLKNLGHWLGMLTLAKNKPILYSDIDMKSLLVESYNKGLQEMQYVIPFVAKVMESCAKSRVFKPPNPWTIAIMNVLAELHKEPDMKLHLKFEIEVLCNRLEINLEDLKPANILNDRERIARLKPQLSQLVGSKRAESTPLFPALQGFSSSSSFMHPMNTGSRWVANPNINHAPGHEVINQAKTSWSQMGPTGQVEMPSSTVTVQSSSVGATPTPPSVLPPHPSSTPTPIQPQQPSVNEPRFIYSDITVTSLRGLEPHISVSVPQVGGIASNAQLKQLVRHAVEMAVQEIVTAVLERSIKIAITTAEHIIKKDFALDPDESRMRVATHHMVRNLTAAMAMITCRDYLATNIAKSIKQGLMQAFSRTNQQQLPQQLEQMEQLAAAIAQENVGIACAFIQKTAAEKAVIEMDKRLAQEYEVRKAARTEGRRYCDAVVLTYQAERMPEPIRLKVGGVTQPQMAVYEEFARNIPGFLPITDQDTMFLTKPVPISSQQQQQQPPHSQQQAFGSDETTAFLLLTERISAELEHTIQAFTTLAPSSPLIPMLHSLREGLLLTRTNRDAHTVQLLLRKAVENLLEGARELPTEPELNQLALRFRDCHLIVLKAMADHRSYGTNWTSKNVTKCWAESREELKYNLDVVDWLIRSNLLNMQLLDEHLARTLDDPRLPSYIPSFFIMQLVQIYLVDDPSNSFLSESDLQLTLEALVRMCHSRQAPEGLVPLIDALRLKHDLLASERLAGGSSLSGTNSALAAGPSLHFHSGVTQARDFSDPPALQEKTEVLLREWIQMYHSPTAGQGSASAFQHFVKQMNLHGILKTDDLITRFFRICISMCRDLCVRSILEQGQGPSPTYVRSKCFQNLDAFVRLIALLVKHSGEATNPTTKINLLNKVLGLVCGIMIHDIESNGTEFQQLPYHRILIMLFLELNAPEAILESINLPVLMAFTQTLHLLRPSKCPGFAYAWLEIVSHRVFIGRMLAITPQQKGWSMYSMLLADLFKFLAPFLRNAELAKPLTMLYKGTLRVLLVLLHDFPEFLCEYHYGFCDVIPPNCIQMRNLILSAFPRNMRLPDPFTPNLKVDMLPEITVSPKIPTNVASLIQPPELKKNLDSYLKNRTPVTFLSDMRTFLQVNNEPGMRYNMSVMNALVLYVGMQAIAQIHSKGLTPSMSTIAHSAHMDIFQNLGVDLDTEGRYLFLNAIANQLRYPNSHTHYFSCTLLHLFAEANTEAIQEQITRVLLERLIVNRPHPWGLLITFIELIKNPSFKFWSHEFVKCAPEIEKWPTTFLQAI encoded by the exons GTGGTGTGTCAGTTCGGTGGAGAGGCAGAGCGACACTTGTACCGGGTGTTGATTGGTCACTTGGAGTGGTCTGGGCCGTCAGGCGGAGAATCTCACCGGCCTTcacctaacaacaacaacaacaacaacaacaacaacaacaataacaaa gagaaggagagtgccCCCAACTCGAGCGGAGCCACCCTCTCGTGGTCGGCAGCGGGCAGTGCAGGCTGTGCGCTCCTTGTGCAGCATTTGTCTGCCACACTCCCCCCTACACATTTTATTGCCAGTCTTGCTTTTGCAGTTGCAAACCCCCCCAATCCAAGCAAG TATATAAAAAGCCAGTGGGTTGCTGGTGTGTGCAAAGTACTCAGGCTTACCAGGGTACAAGAAATCAAACTCTGTTTACATCTTCTACAAGGAACAAGTCTTGAAATACGTAACCAGGCCACAGCTGTACTGAAAGCTAAGCTCCCGGAACTCGTTCGGGCATACGTTGATACAG ATTCAGAAGACAAGGAACTCTTGGAGTTATCTACTGAATCTCTACACCTGTTGCTAATCCACATCGTCCACCTGTGGCGAGACCCCCCAGCAGCACTCCTACCTCAAGAGTCAAGACAAGCATTTATATCGGCACTCCAACAGGAGTTTCCTCGATCTCGTGTGCCTGTCGTTCTTGCTCCCCTTCTTTATCCAGATACAGATATACTAATGGAGAAGATCACGCAAGAGCAGCCAGCCAGCATGGCCAAAAATCTA CTGGACGGGTCTCTGGCAGACTTAGTCCGTGAATTAGGCTACAGCTTCTGTAGCACGGTGGAAGAATGCAGAAGCAACTTGGGGAACTTCTGTGTGACCTCCATAACGCCAGCGGCTGTTGCAAAGGTCCTGGGTGTTATGGTGCGCACTCATACGGGCCTGCCATCAGAACAG ATTGGTCTGCAGAACCTCAATTCCCCAAACTCGCTGTGGAGTGATACGAAAGACAAGAGCTCAAATAACCAAACGACCAGCTCGGGTAGTGATGTAACCCTGGGCGGGTCAGGAAGCCTCTCGGGTCCTCACTGCTGGAATGTGGAGGTCTTCATCAAGGCACTCCTAGAGGTGGTCCCCAGCATCAATGTGAAGGAGGTCTTCAATAAGTTGGACCACAAGGGCTTCCTAGTCAAGGACAGACAGGGTCTCAAATTGCTGATCACAGCGCTTCG GTGCCTTCTCCAGGGCCAGGGCTTGCGGCTTGAGTTGTTTCCTGTGGAATGCTTCTACCAGCAGTGGAAGAATACCGAGGAACAGCTTAGTCTTATCACGCAGATCCTCAGAAATCCGGAGATATTTTGCTTTACAGATTTCCCTTGCCATTTAGTGTCCACTGATAGCTTGAAAACATTGCCAGAGCTTGACAATAAAGag GTGGCCACATGGAAGTCAGTACAACTACTAGATTCTCTCCTTTACCTCGGAGAGAATCATTACACGGCTGTGAAGGAGCTCTTCAAGTTCCCCATCCAGCACTGTCCAGATATCCTTGTTCTTGGTTTAATACAG GCAACTTTACCTTACACTATCCTGCGGCAAGATCTGATTGCTTCTCTCATTCCAATATTTTTGGGGAACCACCCAAATGCAGCAATAATCCTTCATCACGCTTGGCACACACAG AACAATGCAACTACAGTCCGCCAGATTATCATGCATGCCATGGCAGAGTGGTATATGATGGTGGAAAATGACCAGACAAGACTAAGCCGAATTCTTGACGTCGCCCAAGATCTGAAAGCTCTCTCACTACTCCTCAATGCTCAGCCTTTCCCATTTGTGATAGATTTGGCTTGTTTGGCCTACAGAC GAGAATTTCTGAAACTGGATAAGTGGCTAACGGACAAGATTCGCGAGCATGGAGAGGCATTCATCTCGGCATGCGTCAAGTTCCTGCAGCGCCGGTGTCCTCATCTGGTGGGTGGCAAGGAGGACGGGATGCAGAAATCTTCACAGCTTCCTCCTGAAACCATGGCCACCATTCTTGTGTGTCTTAATGCTTGTGCTTT AAATGTGTCTCAAGAATTGTCAGACACCATTATGACCATGGTTCAACACTGCAACCTGATGAACAGACCTCGAACACAGCAAGGAGTG atTGGCTTCCCTGGTCCATCTCAGCAGACGAGTGAAGGCAGCCTGGGTGGCATAGCCTCCAGCCTGAGCAGCCTGAACCTGGGTGGAGCAGGTGGCACATCCTCCATCTTCCCGACCTCTGCCTCATCTTCCATGAGTCTGGGCAGCTTGGGGTCACTGGGCACAGCACCAGGATCTCCTGGGCGTCCCCTAGGGCCCTCTACTGCCCCTGGGACATCgcagtctcccctctcctccatcctgccAGCATTACAGCTTGGGCCCCCACATGCAGCAGCTGTAGGCTCTCAGCTGCCTACCTTGCCCACCTCATCTATCATCCCGTCATCTCTGAGGTCACATTCAGTGCAGCCCACCGTCAACCCCCCCAGCAGGCAGA TGGATATGTCCCAAATCTTCGACATGCCTCAAATGGTGAGCAAAGAGGTTGAAGACGAAGCCAATAGTTACTTCCAGCGCATCTACAATCAtccaccccatcctaccctctCCATTGAGGAG GTACTGGACATGCTGAAGAAATTCCATGAATCGACCaacaagagggaaagggaggtctaTTCATGTATGCTCCGTAATCTCTTCGAAGAGTATCGCTTCTTCCCCACCTACCCAGACAAAGAACTTTTCACCACTGCCAGGCTGTTTGGTGGCATCATTGAACAGGGTCTAGTCGA atATATGGCCTTAGGTGTAGCACTCAGGTATGTCATGGAAGCTCTCCAGAAACCACATGGAAGCAAGATGTACTACTTTGGCATCGTGGCACTGGACAGGTTTCGCAGTCGTTTGAAGGAATACCCTCGCTATTGTCAGCACCTTATGGCTATACAGCATTTCAATGAGTTTCCACCACACCTTATAGAG TACATTAAGTATGGAACACAGTCGCAAGAACCCCCCTCACGTCCTTCTGGTGTTGTGCTCCCCCCTTCCATGAATGTGTCTCCAAGCACCCCAGCACCAGGCACCTCAGCAGTAGCTGTCACTGGCACTGTTGTCCAGCCACCCACTGCTGCAGTGTCGGCTGTGGTGTCATCTGTTGCCAAGACcctcactgccaccaccactacGACAACTACCACCGCCATCACCAGACCTCAGTCAATGTCTGTTCCGTCTGCGCCAGTGGGATCTGGGAAG CAACCAACAATCACAACAACCAACATTGAAACACTGTTAGTTgccacagaaaaagaagaaaagattactCCTCCACCTGAGCATATGCAAGATAAAATTGCCTTTATTTTCAACAATCTTTCTCAAGTAAACCTTCCTCAAAAG TGCGAAGAGCTGCGTGAAGTGGTCAGCGAGGAGTATTGGATTTGGGTCGCCCAGTACTTGGTGATGAAGCGAGCCTCCATTGAAAACAACTTCCACACGCTTTATTCCTTGTTTCTTGATCAGCTGAAGATGAACAATTTCAATGCAATGGTTTGCAGGGAAACTTTAAGGAATATTaag GTTCTCTTAAGGGCTGATAAGTCTGCGGCGAACTTTTCTGACAAGTCACTGTTGAAGAACCTCGGACATTGGCTGGGCATGTTGACTCTGGCCAAGAATAAACCCATCCTTTACTCGGACATCGATATGAAGTCATTACTCGTCGAGTCTTACAACAAAGGCTTACAG GAAATGCAGTATGTGATTCCATTTGTAGCCAAGGTGATGGAGTCATGTGCAAAAAGTCGTGTATTTAAGCCTCCTAACCCTTGGACCATCGCCATAATGAATGTGCTAGCAGAGCTCCACAAGGAACCCGACATGAAGCTCCATCTCAAGTTTGAAATTGAAGTTCTGTGTAATAGATTGGAAATCAATTTGGAG GATCTGAAGCCAGCAAATATCCTGAACGACAGGGAGCGAATTGCACGCCTGAAGCCCCAGCTGTCACAGCTGGTAGGATCAAAAAGGGCTGAATCGACTCCACTTTTCCCAGCTTTGCAAGGATTCTCATCCTCTTCCAGTTTTATGC ACCCGATGAATACTGGCAGCCGATGGGTAGCCAATCCGAATATAAACCACGCACCGGGACACGAAGTCATCAATCAAG CAAAGACAAGTTGGTCACAAATGGGTCCAACAGGGCAGGTGGAGATGCCCAGCAGCACAGTCACTGTACAGAGCTCATCTGTGGGTGCCACACCAACCCCTCCATCAGTGTTGCCACCTcatccctcctctaccccaaCACCTATCCAGCCTCAACAACCTTCGGTCAACGAGCCACGGTTTATCTACTCGGATATCACTGTCACTTCCCTTCGGGGTCTTGAGCCTCACATATCTGTCTCAGTACCTCAG GTTGGTGGCATTGCAAGCAATGCTCAATTGAAACAGCTTGTGCGACATGCTGTAGAAATGGCAGTCCAGGAGATAGTGACAGCAGTATTGGAGCGCAGCATCAAGATTGCTATCACCACAGCAGAACACATAATCAAGAAAGACTTCGCTCTGGACCCAGATGAGTCTCGGATGCGAGTTGCAACTCACCACATGGTTCGCAACTTGACAgcagcaatggcaatgataacttgCAGAGATTATCTGGCTACAAATATTGCCAAGAGCATCAAGCAGGGATTGATGCAGGCTTTTTCACGA ACAAATCAACAGCAGCTGCCACAACAGCTAGAGCAGATGGAGCAGCTGGCTGCAGCCATTGCTCAGGAGAATGTTGGTATAGCTTGTGCCTTTATTCAGAAAACTGCTGCAGAGAAGGCTGTGATTGAGATGGATAAGAGGCTGGCCCAG GAATATGAAGTGAGGAAAGCAGCAAGGACAGAGGGCCGCCGCTATTGTGATGCAGTGGTTTTGACATACCAGGCGGAGCGGATGCCAGAACCCATTCGCCTGAAGGTGGGTGGTGTCACCCAACCTCAGATGGCTGTGTATGAAGAATTTGCCCGCAACATCCCTGGCTTCCTGCCCATCACTGATCAGGACACAATGTTCTTAACGAAGCCTGTTCCTATTAGCTCG caacaacagcagcagcaaccccCTCACTCGCAACAGCAGGCCTTTGGAAGTGATGAGACAACAGCATTCCTGCTTCTGACGGAGCGCATCAGTGCTGAGCTGGAACACACCATCCAGGCTTTCACTACACTGGCCCCCTCGTCCCCCCTGATCCCAATGCTGCACTCGCTCAGGGAAGGACTTCTGCTCACCCGTACCAACCGAGATGCGCACACTGTTCAGCTGCTGCTCAGGAAG GCTGTGGAAAACCTCTTGGAAGGCGCACGAGAACTGCCAACTGAACCAGAACTGAACCAGCTTGCCCTTCGGTTCCGTGACTGCCACCTTATCGTCTTGAAGGCTATGGCTGATCATCGTTCCTATGGAACCAACTGGACATCGAAGAATGTTACCAA ATGCTGGGCTGAATCGCGCGAAGAATTGAAGTACAACTTAGATGTTGTCGACTGGCTGATCCGTTCCAATTTGCTGAACATGCAGTTACTGGACGAACACCTTGCTAGAACCCTAGATGATCCAAGGCTTCCATCCTACATCCCTTCATTTTTCATCATGCAGCTTGTTCAG ATTTACCTCGTTGACGACCCCAGCAACAGCTTCCTGAGTGAATCCGACTTGCAGCTAACACTGGAGGCCTTAGTGCGCATGTGCCACTCTCGACAGGCCCCAGAAGGCCTTGTACCCCTCATTGATGCACTGCGGCTGAAGCATGACTTGCTGGCAAGTGAGCGGCTTGCAGGGGGCAGCAGCCTCAGTGGCACAAACAGTGCTCTAGCTGCTGGGCCAAGTCTCCACTTCCATTCGGGTGTGACGCAGGCCAGGGACTTCAGTGATCCCCCGGCCTTGCAGGAGAAGACAGAGGTGTTGCTGCGGGAATGGATCCAGATGTACCATTCCCCAACAGCCGGCCAGGGGTCGGCCTCTGCCTTCCAGCACTTCGTGAAGCAAATGAATCTTCACGGAATCCTCAAAACAGATGATCTCATAACCAG gTTCTTTAGGATCTGCATAAGCATGTGTCGTGACCTTTGTGTTCGATCAATTCTTGAGCAAGGCCAAGGACCATCTCCTACCTATGTTCGCAGCAAATGCTTCCAGAATCTGGATGCCTTTGTACGTCTTATTGCCTTATTAGTCAAACACTCGGGGGAGGCAACAAACCCAACCACAAAGATCAATCTTCTGAATAAG GTCTTAGGACTCGTGTGTGGCATCATGATCCACGACATTGAGTCAAATGGTACTGAGTTCCAGCAGCTTCCATATCACCGCATCCTCATCATGCTTTTCCTTGAGCTCAACGCCCCTGAAGCGATCCTAGAGTCCATCAACCTTCCG GTTCTGATGGCCTTCACCCAAACACTGCATCTGCTTCGCCCGAGCAAGTGTCCAGGGTTTGCCTATGCCTGGCTGGAGATTGTGAGTCACCGTGTCTTCATTGGCCGCATGCTAGCCATCACCCCTCAGCAGAAGGGATGGTCCATGTACTCCATGCTGTTGGCTGATCTCTTCAAATTCTTGGCACCTTTCCTGCGGAATGCGGAGCTCGCCAAGCCTCTGACAATGCTCTATAAG GGTACACTACGTGTGCTGCTAGTCTTGCTCCATGATTTCCCGGAGTTCTTATGTGAATACCACTATGGTTTCTGTGATGTCATCCCTCCAAACTGCATCCAAATGCGCAATCTCATCCTCTCGGCTTTCCCTCGGAACATGAGGCTCCCTGACCCCTTCACCCCCAATCTGAAAGTGGACATGCTGCCCGAGATCACGGTCTCTCCCAAGATCCCCACCAATGTAGCCAGCCTCATCCAGCCCCCAGAGCTAAAGAAGAACTTGGACTCCTACTTGAAGAACAGGACGCCCGTCACCTTCCTCTCAGACATGCGGACTTTCTTGCAG GTCAACAATGAACCAGGGATGCGCTACAACATGTCTGTGATGAACGCTTTGGTGCTGTACGTTGGCATGCAGGCTATTGCTCAGATCCACAGCAAAGGCCTAACTCCATCCATGTCTACCATTGCTCATTCCGCCCACATGGACATATTCCAGAATCTTGGTGTTGATTTAGACACAGAAG